One Tomitella gaofuii DNA segment encodes these proteins:
- a CDS encoding MOSC domain-containing protein has protein sequence MGSTAEHMRVSGIWRYPVKSLGGEPLTRARVGTDGLAGDHQWAVVDESTGTVASAKRTRVWGSLLQCTARLDPDAADAADHADPAALIITTPDGVASAGDDPATLARLSALCGRPLRLQSASTADADSMTMEMEWAPETQAGMEEAIAYSSARAVQDAGSAVPVGAVPTGGGRGRSYDLAPVHLLTTSSVRRLIDDDTPIRAAVRRFRPNIVVGGDDWDDGYVEDAWLAGALEVGAAGLAPTIPVGRCVMVTLQHGAVARDRTTLRRIAARHRMDVGYGTAAAPALGIYADVDRPAAVRVGDVVRVQG, from the coding sequence ATGGGTTCGACGGCGGAGCATATGCGGGTCAGCGGGATCTGGCGGTATCCGGTGAAATCGCTCGGCGGCGAGCCGCTCACCCGGGCCCGGGTGGGCACGGACGGGCTCGCCGGCGACCACCAGTGGGCCGTCGTCGACGAGTCCACCGGCACCGTCGCCAGCGCCAAGCGCACCCGGGTGTGGGGCTCGCTGCTGCAGTGCACCGCCCGCCTGGATCCGGACGCCGCGGACGCGGCCGACCACGCCGATCCGGCGGCGCTGATCATCACCACGCCCGACGGCGTCGCCTCGGCCGGCGACGATCCTGCCACCCTCGCCCGGCTTTCCGCGCTGTGCGGCCGCCCGCTCCGGCTCCAGTCCGCCTCGACCGCCGACGCGGACAGCATGACCATGGAGATGGAATGGGCGCCCGAGACGCAGGCGGGCATGGAGGAGGCCATCGCATACTCCTCGGCCCGCGCCGTGCAGGACGCCGGGTCCGCCGTCCCCGTCGGCGCGGTCCCCACCGGCGGCGGCCGCGGCCGCTCTTACGACCTCGCCCCCGTGCACCTGCTCACCACGTCGAGCGTGCGCAGGCTGATCGACGACGACACGCCGATCCGGGCGGCCGTACGACGGTTCCGGCCCAACATCGTCGTCGGCGGGGACGACTGGGACGACGGCTACGTGGAGGACGCGTGGCTCGCCGGGGCGCTCGAAGTCGGCGCGGCGGGGCTCGCCCCGACGATCCCGGTCGGCCGGTGCGTGATGGTGACCCTGCAGCACGGGGCCGTCGCCCGCGACAGGACGACGCTCCGGCGGATCGCCGCGCGGCACCGGATGGACGTCGGCTACGGCACCGCCGCCGCCCCCGCGTTGGGGATCTACGCCGATGTGGACCGGCCGGCCGCAGTGCGCGTGGGCGATGTCGTGCGCGTCCAGGGATGA
- a CDS encoding MFS transporter: protein MTTAPPTPAPDAPDGGWTPRLGFSLLSMVLILELLSASYLMISMALPTISQHYETDQTAWMMTGFLLVGAVSAPLLGKAADMVGKRKVLLACVAVATVGFLVSAVAPTYGIMIVGRALGGFLIPPLFLTYSLIRDVFPQRTVALAVSISTAGMGLVAIPTPFLAGWLIDDFGWRSMFWFCTIILAVMGVLVRISTPETPVRIRSHIDITGAVLIGGGLAGILLGVSFGPTWGWSAPGTLVALVGGVVLLAAWLVSASKIPEPLVRLSLLRRRSVLLIVVSAGCIYGVSTLFSTILPYVVMMSDKLGLGYGFGVDHEGFAVFQVPTGGMTMVGGLIVGFLVGRGTRPRLTMAAGMLVAGVGAALSGINLASEPYLLVCAGLVGLGMGLAYASIPNLLIEAVAPQLQASTASIVAAVQSVFPGILSVIMFTVLNGSFKADLPAEITQGAAFYTSQGWTVAFLMTAAVALAGLVAAVLLPKRFAQATAEGPAEAGAPAPAEEAVAAGA, encoded by the coding sequence ATGACGACCGCTCCGCCGACGCCCGCCCCGGACGCCCCGGACGGCGGCTGGACTCCGCGCCTGGGGTTCTCGCTGCTGTCGATGGTGCTCATCCTCGAGCTGCTCAGCGCCAGCTACCTCATGATCTCGATGGCGCTGCCGACCATCTCCCAGCACTATGAGACCGATCAGACCGCCTGGATGATGACCGGGTTCCTGCTGGTGGGAGCGGTGAGCGCCCCGCTGCTGGGCAAGGCCGCGGACATGGTGGGCAAGCGGAAGGTGCTGCTGGCGTGCGTCGCGGTGGCGACGGTCGGCTTCCTCGTCTCGGCGGTGGCGCCCACCTACGGGATCATGATCGTGGGCCGCGCCCTAGGCGGCTTCCTCATCCCGCCGCTGTTCCTCACCTATTCGCTGATCCGCGACGTCTTCCCGCAGCGGACCGTCGCGCTGGCGGTGAGCATCTCCACGGCCGGAATGGGCCTGGTCGCCATCCCCACCCCGTTCCTCGCCGGCTGGCTCATCGACGACTTCGGCTGGCGCAGCATGTTCTGGTTCTGCACGATCATCCTCGCGGTGATGGGCGTGCTCGTCCGGATCAGCACCCCGGAGACCCCCGTGCGCATCCGGTCGCACATCGACATCACCGGCGCGGTGCTCATCGGCGGCGGGCTCGCCGGCATCCTTCTGGGCGTGAGCTTCGGGCCCACCTGGGGCTGGTCCGCGCCGGGCACGCTCGTCGCGCTCGTCGGCGGAGTGGTGCTGCTGGCCGCGTGGCTGGTCTCCGCGTCGAAGATCCCCGAGCCGCTGGTCCGCCTGTCGCTGCTGCGGCGCCGGTCCGTGTTGCTCATCGTCGTCTCGGCCGGCTGCATCTACGGCGTGAGCACGCTGTTCAGCACCATCCTGCCGTACGTCGTGATGATGTCGGACAAGCTGGGCCTGGGCTACGGGTTCGGCGTCGACCACGAGGGGTTCGCCGTCTTCCAGGTGCCCACCGGCGGTATGACGATGGTCGGCGGACTCATCGTCGGCTTCCTCGTCGGCCGCGGCACCCGGCCCCGCCTGACGATGGCGGCCGGCATGCTCGTCGCCGGGGTGGGCGCCGCGCTGTCCGGCATCAACCTCGCGAGCGAGCCGTACCTGCTGGTGTGCGCGGGCCTGGTGGGCCTGGGCATGGGCCTCGCCTACGCGTCGATCCCCAACCTGCTCATCGAGGCCGTCGCCCCGCAGCTGCAGGCCTCCACCGCGAGCATCGTCGCGGCCGTGCAGAGCGTGTTCCCCGGCATCCTGTCGGTGATCATGTTCACCGTCCTCAACGGCTCGTTCAAGGCGGATCTGCCGGCGGAGATCACCCAGGGCGCCGCGTTCTACACCTCGCAGGGCTGGACGGTCGCGTTCCTGATGACGGCGGCGGTGGCCCTGGCAGGCCTGGTCGCGGCCGTGCTGCTGCCGAAGAGGTTCGCCCAGGCGACGGCGGAGGGCCCTGCCGAGGCGGGTGCGCCGGCTCCCGCCGAGGAGGCCGTGGCCGCGGGGGCCTGA
- a CDS encoding pyruvate dehydrogenase has translation MARTVADQLVKSLVDAGVRRIYGIVGDSLNPVVDAVRRTGGAAQGGIDWVHVRHEEAAAFAASAEAQTTGRLAVCAGSCGPGNLHLINGLYDAHRSGAPVLAIASHIPSTEIGRGYFQETHPDRLFVECSLYCELVSTTDQAPHLFRAAIQAASADDGVAVVTLPGDIASQPATAPLPPVALPAPSTLVPDDDAVRMLADAANAAEKVAIFAGYGARDAHDDVVALADALGAPVGHSLRGKDFIQYDNPFDVGMTGLLGYGAAHAGIHDADLLVLLGTDFPYSQFLPDDVATAQVDTCASVIGRRTPVQFPVHGDVGATVRALLPRIRRKTDRGYLERWRKRHDAIMTKSVGAYTQDVEHLVPIHPEYVASILDEVAADDAVFSADTGMCNVWAARYLTPNGRRRFLASSLHGSMANALPHCIGAQLAHPGRQVVSISGDGGLSMLLSELITVGSYRIPVKIVVFDNSTLGMVKAEMLVDGLPDFGVDVPQVDYRGIAAAAGIDAQRVDEPEQVRGALERAMAVDGPALVQVITDPRALSMPPTVTGAQIKGFALAMSKVVVGGGMGEAVSLAKSNLRNIPRP, from the coding sequence ATGGCCAGGACGGTCGCAGACCAGCTCGTCAAGTCCCTCGTCGACGCCGGCGTCCGCCGCATCTACGGAATCGTCGGCGACAGCCTCAACCCCGTCGTCGACGCGGTGCGGCGCACCGGCGGCGCCGCGCAGGGCGGCATCGACTGGGTGCACGTGCGCCACGAGGAGGCGGCGGCCTTCGCCGCCTCGGCCGAGGCGCAGACGACGGGCCGGCTGGCGGTGTGCGCCGGGTCGTGCGGGCCGGGCAACCTGCACCTGATCAACGGGCTCTACGACGCGCACCGGTCCGGCGCCCCCGTGCTGGCGATCGCCTCGCACATCCCCAGCACCGAGATCGGGCGCGGGTACTTCCAGGAGACCCACCCGGACCGGCTCTTCGTCGAGTGCTCGCTGTACTGCGAGCTGGTGTCCACCACGGACCAGGCGCCGCACCTGTTCCGTGCGGCCATCCAGGCGGCGTCGGCCGACGACGGCGTCGCGGTGGTGACGCTGCCCGGCGACATCGCCTCGCAGCCCGCCACCGCGCCGCTCCCGCCGGTCGCCCTGCCGGCCCCGTCCACCCTGGTGCCGGACGACGACGCCGTGCGGATGCTCGCCGACGCGGCCAACGCGGCGGAGAAGGTCGCGATCTTCGCCGGCTACGGCGCCCGCGATGCGCACGACGACGTGGTGGCGCTCGCCGACGCCCTCGGCGCGCCGGTGGGCCACTCTTTGCGAGGCAAGGACTTCATCCAGTACGACAACCCGTTCGACGTGGGCATGACGGGTCTGCTGGGTTACGGCGCCGCGCACGCCGGCATCCACGACGCCGATCTGCTGGTCCTGCTCGGCACCGACTTCCCGTATTCGCAGTTCCTGCCCGACGACGTGGCCACCGCCCAGGTGGACACGTGCGCGTCGGTGATCGGGCGGCGCACCCCGGTGCAGTTCCCGGTGCACGGCGATGTGGGGGCCACCGTGCGGGCGCTGCTGCCGCGGATCCGCCGCAAGACAGACCGCGGCTACCTGGAGCGCTGGCGCAAGCGGCACGACGCGATCATGACGAAGTCCGTCGGCGCCTACACGCAGGACGTCGAGCACCTCGTACCAATCCACCCCGAGTACGTGGCGTCGATCCTCGACGAGGTGGCCGCGGACGACGCGGTGTTCTCCGCGGACACGGGCATGTGCAACGTGTGGGCCGCGCGCTACCTCACCCCCAACGGTCGGCGCCGGTTCCTCGCGTCCTCGCTGCACGGTTCGATGGCCAATGCGCTGCCGCACTGCATCGGCGCGCAACTGGCGCATCCCGGACGGCAGGTGGTGTCGATCTCCGGTGACGGCGGTCTGTCGATGCTGCTGTCCGAGCTCATCACCGTCGGCTCGTACCGGATCCCCGTCAAGATCGTCGTGTTCGACAATTCCACGCTGGGCATGGTCAAGGCGGAGATGCTGGTGGACGGGCTGCCGGACTTCGGTGTGGATGTGCCGCAGGTGGATTACCGCGGTATCGCCGCGGCGGCCGGCATCGACGCGCAGCGCGTGGACGAGCCGGAGCAGGTGCGCGGCGCGCTCGAGCGGGCGATGGCCGTGGACGGTCCGGCGTTGGTGCAGGTGATCACCGACCCGCGGGCGCTGTCGATGCCGCCCACCGTCACCGGCGCGCAGATCAAGGGGTTCGCGCTGGCGATGTCCAAGGTGGTCGTGGGCGGGGGCATGGGCGAGGCCGTGAGTCTGGCAAAGTCCAACCTGCGCAACATCCCCCGGCCGTGA
- the dhaL gene encoding dihydroxyacetone kinase subunit DhaL — protein MAHTQFVNEPKSFVADAIRGLTACTDDLAWHADPGYLTRRTPPEPGTVAVLSGGGSGHEPMHAGFIGRGMLAGACPGLVFTSPNALQIDVATRAVDAGAGVVHVVKNYTGDVLNFRIAADLAGERDIAVEHVLVADDVASDKGTDEAGEAVGPGMRGTAATIAVEKICGASAERGDDLATVAALGRRVADGARSMAVALRPCTLPGAGEPSFDLPEGQIEIGIGIHGERGTERRDAMPARELVRLLADRVLDALRPADGDRLIVVVNGLGATHPLELHLLFGELHDHLTHRGLIVERSLVGSFTTALDMAGASITLIRCDDEILELWDAPTDAPAWPNAPSRRALAPGATGPSSDGGIMPGDATGPGRPDGRPAGRNAVGEWLGAWARRVIDEEPALTRLDRQAGDGDFGTNMVAALGRLDLDALRTASSPSQAFAAVSDAYLGHAGGTSGALFGVWFRRLGGAAAKSGTEDLSVADLARGARSGLDAITALGGARVGDKTMIDALDPAVRALEAGVGNEASPAAVLSSAAEAAAQGAESTEGITARRGRASYIGEAARGVIDPGALVMAWLFEEASRAA, from the coding sequence ATGGCCCATACGCAGTTCGTCAACGAACCGAAGTCTTTCGTGGCCGACGCGATCCGCGGGCTCACGGCCTGCACCGACGACCTCGCGTGGCACGCCGATCCCGGATATCTCACGCGCCGTACGCCGCCGGAGCCGGGCACCGTGGCGGTGCTCTCCGGCGGCGGTTCCGGACATGAGCCGATGCACGCGGGCTTCATCGGGCGCGGCATGCTCGCCGGCGCGTGCCCGGGCCTGGTGTTCACCTCGCCCAACGCGCTGCAGATCGACGTGGCGACGCGCGCGGTGGACGCGGGCGCCGGCGTGGTGCATGTGGTGAAGAATTACACCGGCGACGTACTGAACTTCCGCATCGCCGCCGACCTGGCCGGCGAGCGGGACATCGCCGTGGAACACGTGCTGGTGGCCGACGACGTGGCCAGCGACAAGGGGACCGACGAGGCGGGGGAGGCCGTCGGACCGGGCATGCGGGGCACCGCGGCGACCATCGCCGTGGAGAAGATCTGCGGGGCATCGGCCGAGCGGGGCGACGACCTGGCCACCGTGGCGGCACTGGGTCGGCGGGTGGCGGACGGCGCGCGCAGCATGGCGGTGGCGCTGCGGCCGTGCACACTGCCGGGCGCAGGCGAGCCGTCGTTCGACTTGCCGGAGGGGCAGATCGAGATCGGCATCGGCATCCACGGCGAGCGGGGCACCGAACGCCGTGACGCGATGCCGGCGCGCGAGCTGGTGCGGTTGCTGGCCGACCGCGTCCTGGACGCGCTGCGGCCCGCGGACGGCGACAGGCTCATCGTCGTGGTCAACGGACTGGGCGCCACCCATCCGCTGGAGTTGCACCTGCTGTTCGGTGAGCTGCACGACCACCTCACGCACCGGGGGCTGATCGTCGAGCGGTCGCTGGTCGGGTCGTTCACCACGGCGCTCGACATGGCGGGCGCGTCGATCACCCTGATCCGTTGCGATGACGAGATCCTGGAGCTGTGGGACGCGCCCACCGATGCGCCCGCCTGGCCCAACGCCCCGTCGCGCCGCGCGCTCGCCCCCGGCGCAACCGGGCCGTCGTCGGACGGTGGGATAATGCCCGGCGACGCGACCGGGCCCGGTCGTCCGGACGGGCGGCCCGCGGGCCGCAATGCCGTGGGGGAGTGGCTCGGCGCCTGGGCGCGCCGGGTCATCGACGAGGAACCGGCGCTCACCAGGCTGGACCGGCAGGCCGGCGACGGCGACTTCGGCACCAACATGGTCGCGGCGCTCGGCCGCCTCGACCTCGACGCGCTGCGCACCGCGTCCTCGCCGTCGCAGGCCTTCGCCGCAGTCTCGGACGCGTACCTCGGCCATGCGGGCGGCACGTCGGGCGCCCTGTTCGGTGTCTGGTTCCGCCGACTCGGGGGCGCCGCTGCCAAGTCTGGTACCGAGGACCTGTCCGTCGCGGACCTCGCCCGCGGCGCGCGCTCCGGGCTCGACGCCATCACGGCGCTCGGCGGCGCGCGCGTCGGCGACAAGACGATGATCGACGCGCTCGACCCGGCGGTGCGGGCCCTCGAAGCGGGGGTGGGGAACGAGGCCTCCCCGGCCGCGGTGCTGTCCTCGGCGGCGGAAGCGGCGGCGCAGGGGGCCGAGTCCACCGAAGGGATCACCGCCCGCCGCGGCCGCGCCAGCTACATCGGCGAAGCCGCCCGCGGCGTCATCGACCCGGGTGCCCTGGTCATGGCGTGGCTGTTCGAGGAGGCGTCACGGGCGGCGTGA
- a CDS encoding VOC family protein, with the protein MDILSGRILLRPSDLSASQSFYRDTLGLAVAREFGAPDHPGIVFFLGGALLEVSGSGPAGGRDGMELWMQVRDVRAEHTRLAAAGVTVLRAPRTEPWGLIEMWIADPDGVRIAVVQIPDDHPLRRDVRNL; encoded by the coding sequence ATGGACATACTCAGTGGAAGGATCCTGCTGCGGCCGTCGGACCTGTCCGCGTCGCAGTCGTTCTACCGGGACACGCTCGGTCTGGCCGTCGCCCGCGAGTTCGGGGCGCCGGACCACCCGGGAATCGTGTTCTTCCTCGGCGGCGCGCTGCTCGAGGTGTCGGGTTCCGGGCCCGCGGGCGGACGGGACGGGATGGAGCTGTGGATGCAGGTCCGCGACGTCCGCGCCGAGCACACGCGCCTCGCCGCGGCCGGTGTCACGGTGCTGCGCGCGCCGCGGACCGAGCCGTGGGGGCTGATCGAGATGTGGATCGCCGACCCGGACGGGGTGCGGATCGCGGTGGTGCAGATCCCCGACGACCACCCGCTGCGGCGCGACGTCCGGAACCTGTGA
- a CDS encoding Na/Pi symporter, with the protein MLEAGRRAGGTVLSETTADEIPTGQGPTPRPSAAPRPAPSAPQVPGRRATITRWLGVAAMLYLLICAIGVIGDGFNGLGAGTAENLFDFATNPIIGLFVGILVTAIIQSSSTTTTLVVTAVGTGMMPVSVAVPMIMGANIGTSVTNTLASLGHVGNKAEFRRAFAASTVHDFFNLTAVAILLPLELLFHPLERLSGMLAGFAYGTVLPDPDNADIIGTVSSPVVDALGMQGALGVLGGGTVSAVATIVLGVALIFLAVRYMGKLLQVLMVGKAKAVLERTVGGNPIVAMGAGAGVTAVIQSSSVTTSMLVPFAGSGALTTKQIYPLTLGANVGTTITALLAAFAITGGDAQLALQAAFVHVLFNVIGILIIYGLPFLRWVPVRCAEILAAVASEHKSIAAAWVITVFLAIPALGVFIYTLL; encoded by the coding sequence ATGCTGGAAGCCGGCCGCCGCGCGGGAGGAACCGTCCTCTCCGAGACCACGGCGGATGAGATCCCGACCGGGCAGGGCCCCACGCCCCGCCCGTCGGCCGCTCCCCGCCCCGCCCCCTCCGCGCCCCAGGTGCCCGGTCGCCGCGCCACCATCACCCGATGGCTGGGCGTGGCCGCGATGCTGTACCTGCTCATCTGCGCGATCGGCGTCATCGGCGACGGATTCAACGGCCTCGGCGCGGGCACGGCCGAGAACCTGTTCGACTTCGCCACGAACCCGATCATCGGCCTGTTCGTCGGCATCCTCGTCACCGCGATCATCCAGTCGTCCTCCACCACCACGACGCTCGTCGTCACCGCGGTGGGCACCGGGATGATGCCGGTGTCGGTGGCGGTGCCGATGATCATGGGCGCCAACATCGGCACCTCGGTGACGAACACCCTGGCCTCGCTGGGGCATGTGGGGAACAAGGCCGAGTTCCGCCGGGCGTTCGCCGCGTCGACGGTGCACGACTTCTTCAACCTCACGGCGGTGGCCATCCTGCTGCCGCTGGAGCTGCTCTTCCACCCGCTCGAACGGCTTTCCGGCATGCTCGCCGGCTTCGCCTACGGCACCGTGCTGCCCGACCCGGACAACGCCGACATCATCGGCACCGTCTCCAGCCCGGTGGTCGACGCCCTGGGCATGCAGGGTGCGCTGGGCGTGCTCGGCGGCGGCACCGTGAGCGCCGTGGCGACGATCGTGCTGGGCGTCGCGCTGATCTTCCTCGCGGTCCGCTACATGGGCAAGCTGCTGCAGGTGCTCATGGTCGGCAAGGCCAAGGCGGTCCTCGAGCGCACCGTCGGCGGCAACCCGATCGTCGCGATGGGCGCGGGCGCGGGGGTCACCGCGGTCATCCAGTCGTCGTCCGTCACCACGTCGATGCTCGTGCCGTTCGCCGGCTCCGGCGCGCTCACCACCAAGCAGATCTATCCGCTCACGCTCGGCGCGAACGTGGGCACCACCATCACGGCGCTGCTGGCGGCGTTCGCGATCACCGGCGGCGACGCGCAGCTGGCGCTGCAGGCCGCGTTCGTACACGTGCTGTTCAACGTGATCGGCATCCTCATCATCTACGGGCTGCCGTTCCTGCGGTGGGTGCCGGTGCGCTGCGCCGAGATCCTCGCCGCGGTGGCCAGCGAGCACAAGTCCATCGCCGCCGCATGGGTCATCACGGTGTTCCTCGCGATCCCCGCACTCGGCGTGTTCATCTACACCCTCCTCTAG
- a CDS encoding lipoate--protein ligase family protein translates to MRGEYKVPGGKLVAAEVDVDDGRLSRVHVSGDFFLEPDDALEDLNAAVTGMPVTADAAQLGQAISGALSPDVSMIGFTPESVGIAIRRALGRATGWQDHTFDVIDPAVLDPAMHVALDEVISREVALGERPPTLRFWDWDSPLVVIGSFQSVRNEVDEAAAERHGIGIVRRISGGGAMFMEPGNCITYSLAVPASLVEGLSFERSYEFLDQWVMGALADVGITARYVPLNDIASDKGKIAGAAQKRFASGAVLHHVTMAYDIDAEKMGQVLRVGKEKLSDKGIRSAAKRVDPMRSQTGMARADIIDAFAAHFRAHYATRDADYTEAELARARELVDSKFSSREWTRRVP, encoded by the coding sequence ATGCGCGGTGAGTACAAGGTGCCCGGCGGCAAGCTGGTCGCGGCCGAGGTGGACGTGGACGACGGGCGGCTGTCGCGGGTGCACGTGTCCGGCGATTTCTTCCTGGAACCCGACGACGCCCTGGAGGATCTCAACGCGGCGGTCACCGGGATGCCCGTCACCGCCGACGCGGCCCAGCTGGGGCAGGCGATCAGCGGGGCGCTGAGTCCGGACGTGTCGATGATCGGCTTCACCCCGGAGTCGGTGGGCATCGCGATCCGGCGTGCGCTGGGGCGGGCGACCGGCTGGCAGGACCACACCTTCGACGTCATCGACCCGGCCGTGCTGGACCCGGCGATGCACGTGGCGCTCGACGAGGTCATCAGCCGGGAAGTGGCACTGGGCGAGCGCCCGCCCACGCTGCGGTTCTGGGACTGGGACTCGCCGCTGGTGGTGATCGGCTCGTTCCAATCGGTGCGCAACGAGGTGGACGAGGCGGCCGCGGAGCGTCACGGTATCGGTATCGTGCGGCGCATCTCCGGCGGCGGCGCCATGTTCATGGAGCCGGGCAATTGCATCACGTATTCGTTGGCGGTGCCCGCCTCGCTGGTGGAGGGGCTCAGCTTCGAGCGCTCCTACGAGTTCCTCGACCAGTGGGTGATGGGCGCGCTCGCCGACGTCGGCATCACCGCCCGCTACGTGCCGCTCAACGACATCGCCTCCGACAAGGGCAAGATCGCCGGCGCGGCGCAGAAGCGATTCGCCTCCGGCGCCGTGCTGCACCACGTGACGATGGCGTACGACATCGACGCGGAGAAGATGGGCCAGGTCCTGCGGGTGGGCAAGGAGAAGCTCTCCGACAAGGGCATCCGCAGCGCGGCCAAGCGTGTGGACCCTATGCGCTCGCAGACCGGCATGGCGCGCGCCGACATCATCGACGCGTTCGCCGCGCACTTCCGGGCGCACTACGCCACCCGGGATGCCGACTACACCGAGGCCGAGCTGGCCCGGGCGCGGGAACTGGTGGACAGCAAGTTCTCCAGCAGGGAGTGGACGCGCCGCGTCCCGTAG
- a CDS encoding helix-turn-helix transcriptional regulator produces the protein MGDVAQRMFMLVGALQEGGSRPGEELADKLGTSTRTIRSDVARLRALGFAIASTPGPRGEYRLTRGRNMPPLSLDDDEAVAAAVGLAVVAGTADPASPIAGGAFDAAAARALAKLESFLPERLHRRTAVECGRIQPLLSLAPPVDAAMLFTVTQAIAARFLLRWTTKTREGLVRAAFFEPHRLLFRHPHWYVVGFDRRHHAWTLQRLDEVHAVGPSRRRFDPRPLPPGRRDDLFPHVYHEWHDAELRIRAPLREVEEAIRHQEAEVDVLGTGDFTVRIRGTHRHALLMRLALHGIEFRVVSPPELVGECRRLAEHLARAAG, from the coding sequence ATGGGGGATGTCGCACAGAGGATGTTCATGCTGGTCGGAGCGCTACAGGAGGGTGGCAGCCGCCCGGGGGAGGAGTTGGCGGACAAGCTCGGCACCAGTACGCGGACGATCCGCAGCGACGTGGCGCGGCTGCGCGCGCTCGGATTCGCGATCGCTTCCACGCCTGGGCCGCGCGGCGAGTACCGGCTGACCCGCGGTCGGAACATGCCGCCGCTGTCGCTCGACGACGACGAGGCGGTGGCGGCCGCCGTCGGGCTGGCGGTGGTCGCGGGCACCGCGGACCCGGCCTCACCGATCGCCGGCGGCGCATTCGACGCGGCCGCCGCGAGAGCCCTGGCCAAGCTGGAGAGCTTCCTGCCGGAACGGCTGCACCGGCGCACCGCGGTCGAATGCGGACGGATCCAACCCCTGCTCAGCCTGGCCCCGCCCGTCGACGCGGCCATGCTGTTCACCGTCACGCAGGCCATCGCCGCCCGCTTCCTGCTGCGATGGACGACGAAGACCCGCGAGGGGCTGGTTCGCGCCGCATTCTTCGAGCCGCACCGGCTGCTGTTCCGGCACCCGCACTGGTACGTGGTGGGATTCGACCGTCGCCACCATGCCTGGACGCTGCAACGGCTCGACGAGGTGCACGCTGTGGGCCCCTCCCGCCGTCGCTTCGACCCCCGTCCGCTGCCGCCGGGGCGGCGGGACGACCTGTTTCCGCACGTGTACCACGAGTGGCACGATGCCGAGTTGCGGATCCGCGCGCCGCTGCGGGAAGTGGAAGAGGCGATCCGCCATCAGGAAGCCGAGGTGGACGTGCTGGGCACCGGCGACTTCACGGTCCGCATCCGCGGCACGCACCGGCACGCGCTGCTGATGCGGCTCGCGCTGCACGGCATCGAGTTCCGGGTGGTGTCGCCACCGGAGCTGGTCGGCGAGTGCCGGCGCCTGGCGGAGCACCTGGCCCGGGCGGCGGGATAG